A single region of the Geobacillus subterraneus genome encodes:
- the fdhF gene encoding formate dehydrogenase subunit alpha, with translation MEAPMVTLTINGRTYRAKQGMTILETVNEHGLSHPQVCYTPELGAIRTCDTCIAEVNGTLLRACSTLVEDGMVVELGSPRAKAAQKEAMDRLLENHLLYCTVCDNNNGNCKLHNTAEMMQIEHQTYPYRPKVDPSEVDMSHPFYRYDPNQCIACGQCVEACQNLQVNETLSIDWEAERPRVVWDGGVPINESSCVSCGHCVTVCPCNALMEKSMLGEAGFMTGLDQEVLSPMIDFVKEVEPNYTSIFAISEIEAAMREQRIKKTKTVCTFCGVGCSFEVWTKGRKILKIQPVSEAPVNAISTCVKGKFGWDFVNSEERLTKPLIRKGDVFVESTWDEALDLVAEKLGAIKQQYGGNAIGFISSSKISNEENYLMQKLARQVFETNNVDNCSRYCQSPATDGLFRTVGMGGDSGTIHDIASAGLVIIIGANPAEGHPVIATRVKRAHKLFGQKLIVADLRRNEMAERADLFIRPKQGTDQVWLMAVTKYIIDQGWHDETFIRERVHFFDEFRQLLENYTLDYAEQTTGIAKADLIRIAEMIHEADGTCVLWGMGVTQNTGGSDTSAAISNLLLATGNYGRPGAGAFPLRGHNNVQGACDMGSLPSWLPGYQHVTDDAARAKFEKAYGVRIDAKPGLDNIQMLEAAERGELKAMYIVGEDMALVDCNANHVQETLAKLDFVIVQDIFLSKTAQFADVILPAAPNLEKEGTFTNTERRIQRFYQALEPLGDSKPDWWIIQEIAKRLGADWNYAGPSEVMDEIASLAPLYSQAHYDRLEGWNSLCWGSYDGADTPLLYKERFNFPDGKARFALADWVEPVQYPEEYDLLVNNGRLLEHFHEGNLTYKSKGIQRKFPDIFVEVSPELANERGISDGALVRLISPYGRVNVRVLVTDRVRGNELFLPMHSTANESAINILTGPQTDHRTNTPAYKQARVRMEVLERSGETPLPRTNPRFKQRHPQNGVEVERKWQRRDYVPLTEAEKGVKIGG, from the coding sequence ATGGAAGCACCAATGGTGACATTAACCATCAACGGACGCACGTACCGCGCCAAACAAGGGATGACGATTTTAGAAACCGTCAACGAGCACGGTCTTTCGCACCCGCAAGTTTGTTACACGCCGGAGCTTGGCGCCATTCGGACGTGTGATACGTGCATCGCTGAAGTCAACGGCACGCTTCTTCGCGCCTGTTCAACGCTAGTGGAAGACGGCATGGTCGTCGAGCTCGGCTCACCGCGGGCGAAGGCGGCGCAAAAAGAAGCGATGGACCGCCTTTTGGAAAACCACCTTTTATACTGTACGGTGTGTGACAACAACAACGGCAACTGCAAGCTGCACAACACAGCGGAAATGATGCAAATCGAACATCAAACATATCCGTACCGTCCGAAAGTCGACCCATCCGAGGTGGATATGTCGCACCCGTTTTACCGCTATGACCCGAACCAATGCATCGCCTGTGGGCAGTGTGTGGAGGCATGCCAAAACTTGCAAGTAAACGAAACGCTCTCGATTGACTGGGAAGCAGAACGGCCGCGCGTCGTTTGGGATGGCGGCGTGCCGATCAACGAATCGTCGTGCGTCAGCTGCGGGCACTGTGTCACCGTTTGCCCGTGCAACGCCTTAATGGAAAAATCGATGCTTGGCGAAGCCGGGTTTATGACCGGCTTGGATCAAGAAGTTTTGAGCCCAATGATCGACTTTGTCAAAGAAGTCGAGCCAAATTACACGAGCATTTTCGCCATTTCTGAAATTGAGGCGGCGATGCGCGAACAGCGGATCAAAAAGACGAAAACGGTCTGCACGTTCTGCGGCGTCGGCTGTTCGTTTGAAGTGTGGACGAAAGGGCGCAAGATTTTAAAAATCCAGCCTGTTTCTGAAGCGCCGGTCAACGCGATTTCCACATGCGTCAAAGGAAAATTCGGCTGGGATTTTGTCAACAGCGAAGAGCGCCTGACGAAGCCGCTCATCCGTAAAGGCGACGTGTTCGTCGAGTCGACATGGGATGAAGCGCTCGACTTGGTCGCAGAAAAGCTTGGCGCCATTAAGCAACAATACGGCGGCAATGCCATTGGCTTCATTTCCTCATCGAAAATTTCCAACGAGGAAAACTATTTAATGCAAAAGTTGGCGCGGCAAGTATTTGAAACGAACAACGTCGACAACTGTTCGCGCTATTGCCAATCGCCGGCGACGGACGGCTTGTTCCGCACGGTCGGGATGGGCGGCGATTCCGGCACGATTCATGACATCGCTTCCGCCGGCTTGGTCATCATCATCGGCGCCAACCCTGCCGAGGGGCATCCGGTGATTGCGACCCGCGTCAAACGGGCGCATAAGCTGTTCGGCCAAAAACTGATTGTCGCTGACTTGCGCCGCAACGAAATGGCTGAGCGGGCCGATTTGTTCATCCGCCCGAAACAAGGCACCGACCAAGTGTGGCTGATGGCGGTAACGAAATACATCATCGACCAAGGCTGGCACGATGAAACGTTCATTCGTGAACGCGTCCATTTCTTTGATGAATTCCGACAGCTGCTTGAAAACTATACGCTCGACTATGCCGAACAAACAACCGGCATCGCCAAAGCCGATCTCATCCGCATTGCCGAAATGATTCACGAAGCGGACGGCACATGCGTCCTTTGGGGCATGGGCGTGACGCAAAATACGGGGGGCAGCGACACATCGGCAGCGATCTCCAATTTGCTGCTTGCAACCGGCAACTACGGGCGTCCGGGCGCCGGCGCGTTCCCATTGCGCGGCCATAACAACGTCCAAGGCGCCTGTGACATGGGATCGCTTCCTTCCTGGCTGCCTGGGTACCAACATGTGACCGATGACGCGGCGCGCGCGAAATTTGAAAAAGCGTACGGCGTCCGCATCGATGCAAAGCCGGGCCTTGACAACATTCAAATGCTTGAAGCGGCTGAACGCGGCGAACTAAAAGCGATGTATATCGTCGGCGAAGATATGGCGCTTGTCGACTGCAACGCCAACCACGTGCAAGAGACGTTGGCGAAACTTGACTTTGTCATCGTCCAAGACATTTTCTTATCCAAAACGGCACAATTTGCTGATGTGATCTTGCCGGCGGCGCCGAACTTGGAGAAAGAAGGAACATTCACGAACACCGAACGCCGCATCCAACGGTTTTACCAAGCGCTTGAGCCGCTTGGCGACTCCAAACCGGATTGGTGGATTATCCAAGAAATTGCCAAACGGCTTGGCGCCGATTGGAATTACGCCGGCCCGAGTGAAGTGATGGATGAAATCGCCAGCCTCGCCCCGCTCTATTCGCAGGCGCATTACGATCGGCTCGAGGGCTGGAACAGCTTATGCTGGGGCAGCTATGACGGCGCTGATACGCCGCTTCTGTACAAAGAGCGGTTTAACTTCCCGGACGGCAAAGCCCGCTTTGCGCTGGCCGATTGGGTCGAACCGGTGCAATACCCGGAAGAGTACGATTTGCTCGTCAACAACGGCCGGCTGCTTGAGCACTTCCACGAAGGAAACTTGACGTACAAATCAAAAGGCATCCAGCGCAAGTTTCCGGACATTTTCGTTGAAGTGTCGCCGGAACTCGCCAACGAGCGCGGCATTAGCGACGGGGCGCTTGTCCGGCTCATCTCGCCGTACGGCCGCGTCAACGTGCGCGTGCTCGTCACCGACCGGGTCAGAGGCAATGAGCTGTTCTTGCCGATGCACTCAACGGCCAATGAGAGCGCCATTAACATTTTGACCGGTCCGCAAACCGACCATCGCACGAACACACCGGCGTATAAACAAGCCCGCGTCCGTATGGAAGTGCTTGAACGGTCGGGAGAAACACCGCTGCCGCGCACAAACCCGCGCTTTAAACAGCGTCATCCGCAAAACGGCGTCGAGGTCGAGCGGAAATGGCAACGCCGCGATTACGTGCCGCTCACAGAAGCGGAAAAGGGGGTGAAAATCGGTGGCTAA
- a CDS encoding DUF1641 domain-containing protein has product MAKPITAIQKRQMTEEEKRAEALAKLKAAVGDSEEAVRELLTLIEQLHESGLLEAANALLKAREDVAKIVVGQLNQKPVTTMVNHAFALAGLAASLDPERTAKLLEHIASGAIEAYEETSVEPKKVGLFDLFKALNDPDINRAVHFFLSALKAIGQRLRNDS; this is encoded by the coding sequence GTGGCTAAACCGATTACCGCCATTCAAAAACGCCAGATGACCGAGGAAGAAAAGCGGGCCGAAGCGCTGGCGAAACTAAAAGCGGCCGTCGGCGACAGCGAAGAGGCAGTCCGCGAGCTCTTGACGCTCATCGAGCAGCTGCATGAAAGCGGCCTGCTTGAGGCCGCCAACGCCCTATTAAAAGCGCGGGAAGACGTAGCGAAAATCGTCGTCGGCCAGCTCAACCAAAAGCCGGTGACAACGATGGTGAACCACGCGTTCGCCTTGGCCGGCCTCGCCGCCTCGCTCGACCCTGAGCGGACGGCCAAGCTGCTTGAACATATCGCCTCCGGTGCCATCGAGGCCTACGAAGAGACCTCGGTCGAACCGAAAAAAGTCGGACTGTTCGACTTGTTTAAGGCGCTCAACGACCCGGATATCAACCGCGCCGTCCACTTTTTCCTGTCCGCACTTAAGGCGATCGGCCAACGGCTTAGAAATGACAGCTGA
- a CDS encoding metal-dependent hydrolase, translated as MDTGTHVLMGVALGSLASLDPVIAHDPLLSHAVLIGALAGSQVPDIDTILKLRNNAKYIRNHRGVTHSIPAVVLWPLLIVGVMIAVYPDTDWLRVWLWTFAAVAFHVFVDIFNAYGTQALRPFTKKWIALGVVHTFDPIIFALHLLGIGGLFLGLHPGYMFFAIYVLVAAYYALRFRQQANIKRLVRASLDGVTEIITVPTWRPREWHLAISTDNEFYVARAKRGHLFILDRFQKRPLPDHPVMNAAKRDENVAAFLSFSPVYRWEMNEYDDYYEVRFTDLRYRSKGYYPFVAVVQLDRNLRIVSSYTGWIFSEGRLRKKLELAPN; from the coding sequence TTGGATACAGGCACACACGTTTTAATGGGAGTGGCGCTCGGCAGTCTTGCCTCGCTTGATCCCGTCATCGCCCACGACCCGCTCTTATCCCACGCCGTACTGATCGGCGCGCTCGCCGGCTCGCAAGTGCCGGATATTGATACGATTTTAAAGTTGCGCAATAACGCCAAATATATTCGCAACCACCGCGGCGTGACCCACTCGATTCCTGCCGTCGTTCTTTGGCCGCTGTTGATCGTCGGCGTGATGATCGCCGTCTATCCGGATACGGATTGGCTCCGCGTTTGGCTTTGGACGTTCGCCGCTGTCGCTTTTCATGTGTTTGTCGATATTTTTAACGCTTACGGGACGCAAGCGTTGCGCCCGTTCACGAAAAAATGGATCGCCCTTGGCGTCGTTCATACGTTTGATCCAATCATTTTTGCGCTCCATTTGCTCGGAATTGGCGGGCTGTTTCTCGGCCTCCACCCCGGTTATATGTTTTTCGCCATCTATGTGCTCGTCGCCGCGTATTACGCGCTTCGCTTCCGCCAGCAGGCGAACATAAAACGGCTCGTCCGCGCCTCGCTCGACGGCGTGACCGAGATCATCACCGTGCCGACATGGCGGCCGCGCGAATGGCACTTAGCCATTTCAACAGACAACGAATTTTATGTCGCCCGCGCCAAACGCGGCCACCTTTTCATTCTCGATCGTTTCCAAAAGCGGCCGCTTCCCGACCACCCGGTCATGAATGCGGCGAAACGCGATGAAAATGTCGCCGCTTTTTTATCCTTTTCCCCGGTATACCGTTGGGAAATGAATGAGTATGACGACTATTACGAAGTGCGCTTTACCGACTTGCGCTACCGGAGCAAAGGATATTATCCGTTCGTTGCTGTCGTTCAGCTTGACCGCAACCTCCGTATTGTCAGCTCATACACCGGATGGATTTTCAGCGAAGGAAGGCTGCGAAAAAAACTCGAGCTCGCTCCAAACTGA
- a CDS encoding YpzG family protein, whose amino-acid sequence MGHHRRKAFYDNFYSNPFQQPWANPKHAHSQVNGETQQTLDLIILERQTRKQS is encoded by the coding sequence ATGGGTCACCATCGGCGCAAGGCGTTTTATGACAACTTTTACTCCAATCCGTTTCAACAGCCATGGGCCAACCCGAAGCATGCCCATTCGCAAGTAAACGGCGAAACGCAACAAACGCTCGACCTCATCATTTTAGAACGGCAGACGCGCAAGCAGTCATAG
- a CDS encoding YfhH family protein: protein MLKEEQKRYSEMTKEELQQEIAVLTEKARKAEQMGMVNEYAVYERKIAMARAYMMNPADFQPGEIYEIEGAPGEYFKVRYLKGVFAWGWRLKGNGEEEALPISLLRKPNLP, encoded by the coding sequence ATGCTTAAAGAGGAACAAAAACGGTATAGCGAAATGACAAAAGAAGAACTGCAGCAAGAAATCGCCGTCTTAACGGAAAAAGCGCGCAAGGCGGAACAGATGGGCATGGTGAACGAATACGCTGTTTATGAGCGGAAAATCGCTATGGCGCGAGCGTATATGATGAATCCAGCTGATTTTCAGCCCGGGGAGATCTATGAAATCGAAGGGGCGCCGGGGGAGTATTTTAAAGTGCGCTATTTAAAAGGGGTGTTTGCTTGGGGATGGCGGCTGAAAGGAAACGGAGAGGAGGAAGCGCTGCCGATCTCGTTGCTGCGAAAGCCGAACTTGCCGTAA
- the recX gene encoding recombination regulator RecX, translating into MGTIVDIAVTKENAERFTIVIHRDDETPLKLTVDQDVLLEFRLKKGMIIDDDLLRDIVYADGVKKAYQQALYFLAHRMRSEHEIIGHLRKKGVADPVIEEVLRKLRAERYVDDEAFAAAYVRTQKNTSAKGPRLIRAELERLGVPASAIEQSLDEYPFSEQVAAARSLYEKAKKQRRAESARAFLERVKQQLVRRGFSPEVTAVVLADERSGTEEEEREALHIQAEKIHRRYAHHPRPLYEQKMRQALYRKGFSLALIDEWLRRQDDDRWPPRPKS; encoded by the coding sequence ATGGGGACGATTGTCGACATCGCTGTGACAAAGGAAAACGCCGAGCGGTTTACGATCGTCATTCACCGCGATGATGAGACGCCGTTAAAACTGACGGTCGACCAAGATGTCTTGCTCGAGTTCCGTTTGAAAAAAGGGATGATCATCGATGATGACCTTCTTCGCGATATCGTCTATGCCGATGGAGTAAAAAAAGCGTACCAGCAAGCGCTCTATTTTTTGGCGCATCGGATGCGCTCGGAGCATGAAATTATCGGGCACTTAAGAAAAAAAGGCGTCGCCGACCCGGTCATTGAGGAAGTGCTCAGGAAACTTCGCGCCGAGCGGTATGTCGATGATGAGGCGTTCGCTGCCGCTTACGTGCGCACGCAAAAAAACACATCTGCCAAAGGCCCACGCCTCATCCGAGCCGAACTTGAGCGGCTTGGCGTACCCGCGTCTGCGATTGAACAAAGTTTAGACGAATATCCGTTCAGCGAACAAGTTGCGGCGGCCCGCTCGCTTTACGAAAAAGCGAAAAAACAACGGCGGGCAGAGTCGGCCCGCGCCTTTTTGGAGAGAGTAAAGCAGCAGCTGGTGCGCAGGGGGTTTTCTCCTGAAGTCACCGCCGTCGTCCTAGCGGATGAGAGGAGCGGCACCGAGGAGGAAGAGCGGGAGGCGCTGCACATTCAGGCAGAAAAGATTCATCGCCGCTATGCGCATCACCCGCGCCCGCTTTATGAGCAAAAAATGCGCCAAGCTCTTTACCGGAAGGGGTTTTCGCTTGCTTTGATCGACGAATGGCTGCGCAGGCAAGATGATGACCGGTGGCCGCCGCGGCCAAAAAGCTGA
- a CDS encoding TIGR01777 family oxidoreductase, with protein MHIAINGGTGLIGQALARYFSEQGHDVYIFTRSPQPSNGNIHYLSFNDSRKPDSIDVAVNLAGEPLNRKRWTAKQKAVIVDSRLQTTEAMVKYIHTLSKRPALFINASAIGVYGTSDSAMFTEQTDEYGADFLAKTVRAWEAAARPIEQLGIRTVYARFGVVFARHGGALPMMVMPYRLFIGGRVGSGRQWLSWIHLKDVVRAIAYTIEHDKLSGPVNFTAPHPVQMDEFGRTVSRLLRRPHWLPVPAAALRLLLGEMSMLVTDGQRVIPEKLLQAGFRFSFPTLEDGLTDLFLPQS; from the coding sequence GTGCACATTGCCATCAATGGCGGAACCGGGCTCATCGGTCAGGCGCTCGCCCGCTACTTTTCTGAACAAGGGCATGACGTTTATATTTTCACCCGCTCTCCACAGCCTTCTAACGGCAATATCCATTACCTTTCCTTCAACGACAGCCGAAAACCGGACTCCATCGATGTGGCCGTGAACTTGGCCGGCGAGCCGCTCAACCGAAAGCGCTGGACGGCGAAACAAAAAGCCGTGATTGTTGACAGCCGCCTTCAGACTACCGAAGCAATGGTTAAGTATATCCACACGCTATCTAAACGCCCAGCGCTGTTTATTAACGCGAGCGCCATCGGCGTTTACGGCACCTCCGACTCCGCTATGTTCACCGAGCAAACGGACGAGTATGGGGCTGATTTTCTCGCGAAAACGGTCCGAGCGTGGGAAGCAGCGGCCCGTCCAATCGAACAGCTCGGCATCCGCACCGTCTACGCCCGGTTTGGCGTCGTCTTCGCCCGCCACGGCGGCGCCTTGCCGATGATGGTCATGCCTTACCGTTTGTTCATCGGCGGCCGGGTCGGCAGCGGACGGCAATGGCTGTCATGGATTCATCTTAAGGACGTCGTCCGTGCAATCGCTTATACCATCGAACATGACAAGCTGTCGGGTCCGGTCAACTTCACCGCGCCCCATCCGGTGCAAATGGACGAGTTCGGTCGTACGGTCTCCCGCCTGCTTCGCCGCCCGCACTGGCTTCCGGTTCCTGCGGCAGCACTTCGCCTTCTCCTCGGCGAAATGAGCATGCTTGTTACGGACGGGCAACGCGTCATTCCAGAAAAGCTGCTGCAAGCCGGGTTTCGCTTTTCATTTCCAACGTTAGAAGATGGTCTCACGGATTTGTTTTTGCCGCAAAGCTGA
- a CDS encoding GNAT family N-acetyltransferase produces the protein MLKKRELQDCHALYELMVHPDVFPFVRQKAGSYEEFLFMTKQLIEAEERGELISRTILDEWGNPIGTISLFDIEDGAGFLGTWLGKPYHGLGYNRRAKEAFFHELFYELSIETVFLRIRKVNVRSIKAAEKLPYVAPANETRRALLEQIGADVYNLYEITKDNYTLYTMRHPSFTLEEEQRKEA, from the coding sequence ATGCTGAAAAAACGCGAGCTGCAAGACTGCCATGCGCTGTATGAGCTGATGGTGCACCCGGATGTCTTCCCTTTTGTGCGCCAGAAAGCCGGCTCGTACGAAGAGTTTTTGTTTATGACGAAACAGCTCATTGAAGCGGAAGAACGCGGCGAGCTCATTTCGCGCACGATCTTGGACGAATGGGGAAACCCGATCGGCACGATCAGCCTCTTTGATATCGAAGATGGCGCCGGCTTTTTAGGGACGTGGCTTGGCAAACCGTACCACGGGCTCGGCTACAACCGGCGCGCCAAAGAGGCGTTTTTCCATGAACTATTTTATGAACTTTCCATCGAAACGGTATTTTTGCGCATCCGCAAAGTCAATGTTCGCTCGATTAAAGCGGCGGAAAAGCTGCCATATGTGGCGCCAGCCAATGAAACGCGGCGGGCGCTGCTCGAGCAAATCGGGGCGGACGTGTACAATTTGTATGAAATTACGAAAGACAACTATACGCTTTATACGATGCGCCATCCCTCCTTCACACTTGAAGAGGAACAACGAAAAGAGGCGTAA
- a CDS encoding YfhE family protein encodes MAEKRKREKAKHTLTSAQEVSYARDFKMADQAGGYTAKKARH; translated from the coding sequence ATGGCGGAAAAACGAAAACGCGAAAAAGCAAAACATACGCTGACAAGCGCCCAGGAAGTGAGCTATGCCCGCGATTTTAAAATGGCCGACCAAGCAGGCGGGTATACGGCTAAAAAGGCGCGCCATTAG
- a CDS encoding YfhD family protein — MGRSRGQRARDKNKATLPQVPKQLKSDGIDVEYSEEFADHEDLEAQARAAAAGIRRQERKR; from the coding sequence ATGGGCCGATCTCGCGGACAACGGGCACGTGACAAAAACAAGGCGACTTTGCCGCAGGTGCCGAAACAACTGAAATCCGACGGCATTGACGTCGAGTATTCCGAAGAATTTGCCGACCATGAAGACCTCGAGGCGCAAGCGCGCGCTGCAGCAGCTGGCATCCGCCGGCAAGAACGCAAACGGTAA